CCTTCATATGCATTTAGATGGCGGTTTCCGTATTCATTAAATACAGTTACAACACGCTTAGTAGTAACATACATATCATCAAAATCATTGATTTCAATCGTTTGGTTATCAAATCTAACCACAGCATTTGCCTTAATCTTTAGTTCAAACGGAATTGTATTTGCCTTGTAATCAGACTCTGACTGAGCCGTCGCATGTATTGATAATAAAGAAAAAAGAAAAAGTAGTGGTATTTTTATAAAGTTCATTCAATCAATTCTTTAGGAATACAATATAACAAGTGTAGATTAATTTACAAATGTAAGTTGTCAATTTATTCTTACACTTTATCTTTACTATCCACGATAATAGTAACAGGACCATCATTTAGAAGTGATACTTTCATATCTGCTCCAAATTCTCCCGATTGAATAACTTTACCTAATTGCAACTGTAGATTTCTTTTAAATTCTTCATATAAAGGAATTGCAACTTCTGGCTTTGCAGCCTTAATATAACTTGGACGATTGCCCTTTTTTGTACTCGCGTGAAGTGTAAACTGACTGACAACAATAATGTTTCCATCAATATCCTGAATAGATTTATTCATCACTCCATTTTCAACAGGAAAGATTCTCATACCTATTATCTTTCGGCATAACCATTCGATATCATCTTTAGTATCCTCATCTATTATACCCAATAAAACCAATAAACCCGTTTTGATAGACGCAACAACCTTATTATCGATTGTAACTGAAGCTTCTGTAACACGCTGAACAACTATTCTCATTTCAAATACATACTACTTACTGAATCTCGTCCCAATTATCTGTTCGGTAATGTTCGTCTTCGCCTTCTAAAATTTGGAGGTAACTTCGGTAACGAGAATAAGATATTTCATCATTTTCTAATGCATCTTTTACCGCACATTTTGGCTCCTTTAAATGCAAACAATTATTGAATTTGCAATCTTGCTTTAACTCAAAAAATTCAGGAAAATAATCGCCGACTTCTTCTTTTTCCATATCAACGACTCCAAAACCTTTAATACCTGGTGTGTCAATGATTTGAGCATCAAAACTTAAATCAAACATCTCTGCAAAAGTAGTTGTGTGCTGCCCTTGCATATGCTGATTTGATATTTCTTTAGTTTTTAAATCTAATGA
This DNA window, taken from Winogradskyella sp. PC-19, encodes the following:
- the dtd gene encoding D-aminoacyl-tRNA deacylase, translating into MRIVVQRVTEASVTIDNKVVASIKTGLLVLLGIIDEDTKDDIEWLCRKIIGMRIFPVENGVMNKSIQDIDGNIIVVSQFTLHASTKKGNRPSYIKAAKPEVAIPLYEEFKRNLQLQLGKVIQSGEFGADMKVSLLNDGPVTIIVDSKDKV